The region GAAGGGAGGCCCGATCACGAACCGACCGCCGCCCGCGGTTGCGGACGGCGGTCGGGGAACTGCGGAGCGTGCCCGGTCCGGTCGGGTTCGCCGTGTCAGGCGTCCTTCGTCGTGATGCGGAGCACGGTCGCCGAGACGCCGATCAACAGGTAGCACCCGGCGCGGAGCAGGCCGTCGACGAGCGCGCCGGTGACGACCGGGTCGCGCAGCACGTCGACCACCGACGTCCAGCCGGTGGTGATCAGCAGCGGCTGCAGCCAGTCGAGCGCGGGCAGGCTGCCCAGCACGCCGAAAACGATCAGCGTGCCCATCGTGGCGGCCATGACCACCAGCGGGTGGTCGGTCAGCGACGAGATCGCCAGCGCGATCGCGCCGATCGCGGCCATCTGCGTCGCCGACCACGCCGCGGCCAGCGCCACCCGGCCGAGCGCGCTGCCCAGCGGCAGCGTCGTGCCCGACAGCGACACCATGCCGTCGCCGCCGACGATGACCAGCCCGGTCAGCACGCCGCTGACGGCGATCACGCCGACCGACAGCAGGACCATCGCCAGCACCCCGGCGGCCTTGACCCCCACCAGCCGGACCCGCCCGACCGGCGCGAGCAGCAGTCCGCGCAGCGTGCCGTGCGCGGACTCGCCTGCCAGCGCGTCCGCCGCGGTCATGCTGACGACCAGCGGCAGCAGCATCGTCTGCGCCAGCACGAGGGTCGCCACCGGCAGGACCAGCCCGTTGCCCGCGACCGCGGCGAGCACCGGCGGGCCGTCACCGCCCTCCGGTCCGCCGGTGAGGACGATCCCGATGCCGATCAGGACGGGCAGGGCCGCCAGCAACACCAGGGCGAGCAGGTTGCGCGGGCGCCGCAGCACCCATCTCAGCTCGGCGAGCAGCACCCTGCCCAGCGGCGCCGACGTGCGTTCCACCGCGACCGCGGTCATGTTGCCTCCTCGGTGAGCTGGGCGAACAGATCCTCCAGACCCGCCCTGCCGCGGCGCGCCTCGTGCACCCCGACCCCGGCGTGCACCAGGGCGGCGATGACCTCCGGCGGGTCGACGTCGGTCAGCTCGACGCGCAGCCGGCCGTCCTCCTCCCGGGCCGCGATCCCGTGGTCGCGCAACGCGTGCAGGCCGCCTTCGACGTCGGCGGTGGACACCACCAGGTGCGGCCGGCCCGACTCCAGCAGCTCCCCGAGATCGCCCTGGGCGACCAGCGACCCCCGGGTCATCACCGCGACGTGCGTGCACGTCGCCTCGACCTCGGACAGCAGGTGCGACGACACCACCACGGTCGTGCCCACCGAGTGCAGGTCGGCGATGATGCGCCGGATCTCCCGCGTCCCGGCGGGATCCAGGCCGTTGGTCGGCTCGTCGAGCACCACCAGCTCGCGCGGCACCAGCAGCGCGGCGGCCAGCCCCAGGCGCTGCTTCATGCCCAGCGAGTAGCCCTTGTACCGGCGGTGCGCGGCAGCGGTGAGCCCGACGCGTTCCAGCGCGTCCGCCACGGCGTCCCGAATCCGGCCGGTGGCGAGCGCGGGTTCCACGGCCGCGCAGCGCGTCAGGTTCTCCCGCCCGGACAGGAAGGGGTGGAAACCGGGACCCTCGACCAGCGCCCCGACGCCGGGCAGCACGTGCGCCGCGCCGTCGGGCATCGGGTGGCCGAGCACTTCGACCGTGCCCGCCGTCGGCCGGGTCAACCCCAGCAGCATCCGGATGGTGGTCGTCTTCCCGGAACCGTTGGGGCCCAGGACGCCGACGACCGCGCCGCGCGGGACGGCCAGGTCCACCCCTGCGACGGCGACGGTCTCCCCGTAGGTCTTGCGCAGGCCCGTCGTGCGGGCGGCGAAACCGCCCGCCGGGGCGGCGGCCGCCACCCCGGCGGACTCGACGACCCCGGTCATCCGAGCGCGGCCGTCAGCACCTGCTCCGGCACCGCGCCCGCGACGGCGCGCCCGTCGGAGGTCACCAGCGCCGAACCGGCCTTGGTCTCGATGAGCCAGCCCTGGCCCCACGGGCCGCTGACCGGCTTGCCGATCTGCTCGACCACGGCCATCGGGTTGCCCTCGGCGCCCTCGCCCTTGGGCAGCTCGGTGCGCACGACCATGTCCCAGCCGTCGCCGATGACGGTCGGCTCGGGGTGCTCGGCCTCCGGGCCGGGCTTGCCGTGCGGCCCGGTCTCCTCCGCCTCGCGCACCTGCGCGCCCGGGGGAGCGGTGAAGCGGAACAGCGCCGGGTCCGGCTGCGCCAGGTCCAGGTTGGAGAAGCCGACGTGCAGCGCGGGGCTGTCGGAGCCGTTGGTGCCGACCGTGACCGCGAGCGGGATGCGCTTCTCGGCGTCCACGGCGATCCGGACCTCGCGCAGCACGGTCCGCTCGGTCGGCTTGGGCTTCAGCACCAGCTCGTAGGCGTCGCGGCCGGCGACGCTGGCCGTGCCGTCGACCGACACCTCGCTGGTCTGGCGGACGGCGTCGATGAGCTGCCGCGACATGGCGGCCGGGTCGGCGGGGGCCTGGTGCTCGGGCTTCGGGGCGCTGTCGTGCGCGGCCCTGGTGACGGTGCGCTCCGCCGAGTTCCAGTTCCACACGGTGGCGCCGTCGTTGACGATCGTGTTCTCGCCCGCCGGGGACGGCAGTGACACCCGGTGCCTGCCCTGGCCGTCGGCCCACACCTGGAAGGCGCTGTTGCTCTGCGAGAGCACGGAGGTGCTCGCGTCGTGGCCGGGGATCATCGGCAGGCCCAGCGAGTTGTTCACCTCCACCGTCCCGGACAGGGCGGGCGGCGCGGCCGTCATCACCGACTCCACCAGCGCCTCCGGCGCGACCGGCGGGAGCACGGGGTCGGCGCCCGCGCCGGTCGGCAGGGCCAGCGCGGTGAGCCCGGCGACCCCGGCCACCACCCCTGCCGTCGCGGTGAGCGTGACGTGGGTTCGTTTCATGGGACTGTCTCCTGTCGCTGTCCGTTCCCCCTGCGGGAGCCGCGGCTCCCGGACTGCCAGAGTGAACCGCCGACGCTGAGAAGAGCCTGAGACCTGCCTCCGCAGCTGAGAACTCTCTTAGAGACGGTGCACGACGGAGCCCGCCCTCGGCATGCTGAGAACCATGGCGGCGCGGGTGTTGGTGGTCGACGACGAACCGGGAGTCCGCTCGGCGCTGCGCCGGGGGCTGTCGGCCGAGGGCATGGACGTCACTGTCGCGTCCGACGGGGTGGAGGCACTGCGCCTGGCGGGCACCGGCGCGTTCGACGTCGTCGTGCTCGACATCATGCTGCCGGGGCTCTCCGGCTACCGCGTGCTCGAACGGCTGCGCGCGGACGACGTCGCGACGCCCGTCCTGCTGCTGTCGGCCAAGGACGGCGAGGTCGACCAGGCCGACGGGCTCGACCTGGGCGCCGACGGCTACCTGGTCAAGCCGTTCTCGTTCCTGGTGCTCGTGGCCCAGGTCCGCGCCCTGCTGCGGCGCGGCGAGGCGGCCGGGCGCGGTGAGCTGCGCGTCGGCGAGCTGCTGATCGACCGCGGCAGCCGCGAGGTGCGCTGGGCGGGCACCGAGGTGTCGCTCTCACCCCGGGAGTACGGGCTGCTCGTCGCGCTCGCGGGCCGGTCGGGGGCAGTGGTGTCCAAGGAGGACCTGCTGCGCACCGTGTGGGGCGAGGACCAGTTCGTCACCCGCAACGTCGTCGAGGTCTACGTCGGCTACCTGCGCCGCAAGCTGGCCGCCGCCGGGGCCGGGCACCTGGTGCAGACCGTGCGCGGCCACGGCTACCGGGTCAGCGACGAGCCGTCATGATCAGGCTGCCCCGTCCGCTGCGGTCGTGGTGGTCGCGCCGCACGATCCAGTTCCGGACCAGCGCGGTCGCCACCGTCGTCGCG is a window of Saccharopolyspora erythraea NRRL 2338 DNA encoding:
- a CDS encoding ABC transporter permease subunit, which gives rise to MTAVAVERTSAPLGRVLLAELRWVLRRPRNLLALVLLAALPVLIGIGIVLTGGPEGGDGPPVLAAVAGNGLVLPVATLVLAQTMLLPLVVSMTAADALAGESAHGTLRGLLLAPVGRVRLVGVKAAGVLAMVLLSVGVIAVSGVLTGLVIVGGDGMVSLSGTTLPLGSALGRVALAAAWSATQMAAIGAIALAISSLTDHPLVVMAATMGTLIVFGVLGSLPALDWLQPLLITTGWTSVVDVLRDPVVTGALVDGLLRAGCYLLIGVSATVLRITTKDA
- a CDS encoding ABC transporter ATP-binding protein is translated as MTGVVESAGVAAAAPAGGFAARTTGLRKTYGETVAVAGVDLAVPRGAVVGVLGPNGSGKTTTIRMLLGLTRPTAGTVEVLGHPMPDGAAHVLPGVGALVEGPGFHPFLSGRENLTRCAAVEPALATGRIRDAVADALERVGLTAAAHRRYKGYSLGMKQRLGLAAALLVPRELVVLDEPTNGLDPAGTREIRRIIADLHSVGTTVVVSSHLLSEVEATCTHVAVMTRGSLVAQGDLGELLESGRPHLVVSTADVEGGLHALRDHGIAAREEDGRLRVELTDVDPPEVIAALVHAGVGVHEARRGRAGLEDLFAQLTEEAT
- a CDS encoding response regulator transcription factor, with the protein product MAARVLVVDDEPGVRSALRRGLSAEGMDVTVASDGVEALRLAGTGAFDVVVLDIMLPGLSGYRVLERLRADDVATPVLLLSAKDGEVDQADGLDLGADGYLVKPFSFLVLVAQVRALLRRGEAAGRGELRVGELLIDRGSREVRWAGTEVSLSPREYGLLVALAGRSGAVVSKEDLLRTVWGEDQFVTRNVVEVYVGYLRRKLAAAGAGHLVQTVRGHGYRVSDEPS
- a CDS encoding LolA family protein, which produces MKRTHVTLTATAGVVAGVAGLTALALPTGAGADPVLPPVAPEALVESVMTAAPPALSGTVEVNNSLGLPMIPGHDASTSVLSQSNSAFQVWADGQGRHRVSLPSPAGENTIVNDGATVWNWNSAERTVTRAAHDSAPKPEHQAPADPAAMSRQLIDAVRQTSEVSVDGTASVAGRDAYELVLKPKPTERTVLREVRIAVDAEKRIPLAVTVGTNGSDSPALHVGFSNLDLAQPDPALFRFTAPPGAQVREAEETGPHGKPGPEAEHPEPTVIGDGWDMVVRTELPKGEGAEGNPMAVVEQIGKPVSGPWGQGWLIETKAGSALVTSDGRAVAGAVPEQVLTAALG